A genomic region of Prionailurus bengalensis isolate Pbe53 chromosome D1, Fcat_Pben_1.1_paternal_pri, whole genome shotgun sequence contains the following coding sequences:
- the EIF1AD gene encoding probable RNA-binding protein EIF1AD — protein MSQATKRKHVVKEVLGEHMVPSDQQQIVRVLRTPGNNLHEVETAQGQRFLVSMPSKYRKNIWIKRGDFLIVDPIEEGEKVKAEISFVLCKDHVRSLQKEGLWPEAFSEVAEKHNNSRNRQTPPELPVEPQSSGEESSSEDDSDLFVNTNRRQYHESEEESEEEEAA, from the exons ATGTCTCAGGCCACCAAGAGGAAGCATGTGGTGAAGGAGGTGCTGGGGGAGCATATGGTGCCCTCTGACCAGCAGCAGATCGTGAGG GTACTCAGGACCCCAGGGAACAATCTGCATGAGGTGGAGACAGCCCAGGGGCAGCGCTTCCTGGTGAGCATGCCCTCCAAATACCGGAAGAACATCTGGatcaagagag GCGACTTTCTCATTGTTGACCCGattgaagagggagaaaaagtgaaGGCTGAGATCTCCTTCGTGCTCTGCAAAGACCATGTGCGCTCTCTGCAGAAGGAAGGGCTCTG GCCTGAGGCCTTCTCAGAAGTGGCTGAGAAGCACAACAACAGTAGGAACAG ACAGACTCCGCCAGAACTCCCAGTGGAGCCACAGTCATCAGGAGAAGAGTCCAGCTCTGAAGATGATTCTGACCTCTTTGTTAACACCAATCGCAGACAGTATCATGAGAGCGAGGAGGAGAGCGAAGAGGAAGAGGCAGCCTGA
- the BANF1 gene encoding barrier-to-autointegration factor encodes MTTSQKHRDFVAEPMGEKPVGSLAGIGEVLGKKLEERGFDKAYVVLGQFLVLKKDEDLFREWLKDTCGANAKQSRDCFGCLREWCDAFL; translated from the exons ATGACAACCTCCCAAAAGCACCGAGACTTCGTAGCAGAGCCCATGGGGGAAAAGCCAGTGGGGAGCCTGGCCGGGATTGGTGAAGTCTTGGGCAAGAAGCTGGAGGAAAGGGGCTTTGACAAG GCCTACGTGGTCCTTGGCCAGTTCCTGGTGCTAAAGAAAGACGAAGATCTCTTCCGGGAATGGCTGAAGGACACGTGCGGTGCCAATGCCAAGCAGTCCCGGGACTGCTTCGGGTGCCTTCGGGAGTGGTGCGACGCCTTCTTGTGA
- the CST6 gene encoding cystatin-M → MAPPSLSRALGLGLLALCLLALPGDARARPAERRVGERQNLSLSDPQVQKAAQAAVASYNMGSNSLYYFRDTRILKAQSQLVAGIKYYLTLEMGSTACRKNVATGDGVDVTTCPLATGVQEEKLRCDFEILVVPWQNSSQLLKHNCVTIT, encoded by the exons ATGGCGCCCCCGAGCCTCTCGCGGGCTCTGGGCCTGGGCCTGCTCGCGCTCTGCCTCCTGGCGCTGCCCGGTGACGCCCGTGCCCGCCCGGCGGAACGCAGAGTCGGAGAACGCCAGAACCTGTCACTCAGTGACCCGCAGGTGCAGAAGGCAGCGCAGGCGGCCGTGGCCAGCTACAACATGGGCAGCAACAGCCTCTACTACTTCCGCGACACCAGGATCCTCAAGGCCCAGAGTCAG ctggtggCCGGCATCAAGTACTACCTGACCCTGGAGATGGGGAGCACAGCCTGCCGGAAGAACGTGGCCACCGGAGATGGCGTAGATGTCACTACCTGCCCCCTGGCCACAGGCGTGCAGGAGGAG aAACTGCGCTGTGACTTCGAGATCCTGGTGGTCCCCTGGCAGAATTCCTCCCAACTTCTAAAGCATAACTGTGTGACCATAACCTAG